In the genome of Thunnus maccoyii chromosome 15, fThuMac1.1, whole genome shotgun sequence, one region contains:
- the LOC121912506 gene encoding carboxy-terminal kinesin 2-like yields MSRLPVMTSKRVLTSSSSSENSQDLQPAQKKLRKDPQHVKPQAAATIIGGKRPPVAASRAPLSKPVRGSGAATVAVGPSRGVLKPSMASTAARGGNMKQTVASTGAKAGGGTRRAPWDLKGKVSDMEGKIQNYQSKVKTVNQENEALKGSMAQTRSRIMEMERELERQKSQISEYEEELQALSGVQDELEKVSSDKSHLQKELSNLEGKYKVMETLRDSQETELQTLKMKLSVQESTLTRVQTTLRDAEEDVRSLKETVAEQKDELHAGEMERRWLHNTIQELKGNIRVFCRVRPLVDGGHSAHIQLLDNDNKSITLAKTEESHTGRTADTQKNYNFSFDRVFSPKASQKEVFEEISLLVQSALDGYNVCCFAYGQTGSGKTYTMEGDEFDDTRGVIPRAVQQIFKAAEKLEAQGWEFTFTASFVEIYNETLRDLLYTGKASKRPEHEIRKSSNNEVSITNLTYEKVSNEDQVLGLIALANQNRSTAQTAQNDRSSRSHSVFQLQIEGVNAGRDVKCKSTLCLVDLAGSERMAKSQCQGERFKEMTAINSSLSNLGIVIAALANKESHIPYRNSKLTYLLQGCLGGNSKTLMFVNIAPEPDSFGETLNSLRFASKVNDCVIGTASANRK; encoded by the exons ATGTCCCGCTTGCCAGTCATGACTAGCAAGAGGGTCCttacaagcagcagcagctcggaGAACAGTCAGGACCTCCAGCCTGCTCAG aaGAAGCTCCGTAAGGACCCACAGCATGTTAAACCACAGGCGGCAGCTACAATCATTGGTGGCAAGCGGCCTCCTGTTGCAGCATCCCGGGCGCCTCTTT CTAAGCCGGTCCGAGGTTCAGGAGCTGCGACTGTGGCTGTTGGTCCTTCCAGAG GTGTCCTGAAGCCGTCTATGGCTTCAACTGCAGCGAGGGGAGGcaacatgaaacaaactgttGCATCTACAGGTGCAAAAGCAG GTGGGGGCACCCGCCGGGCTCCCTGGGACCTGAAGGGAAAGGTCAGCGACATGGAGGGTAAGATCCAGAACTACCAGAGCAAGGTCAAAACTGTCAACCAGGAGAACGAGGCTCTGAAAGGCTCGATGGCCCAGACCCGCTCAAGAATTATGGAAAtggagagagagctggagaggcAGAAGAGCCAGATCAG tGAATATGAGGAAGAGCTGCAGGCACTCTCAGGAGTCCAAGATGAGTTGGAGAAAGTGTCCAGTGATAAGAGCCATCTTCAAAAAGAGCTCTCCAACTTAGAAGGAAAATACAAGGTCATGGAGACTCTCAGAGACAGCCAAGAGACGGAGCTACAGACTCTCAAG ATGAAGCTTTCAGTACAGGAGTCAACTCTGACCCGCGTGCAGACAACCCTCAGGGATGCAGAGGAAGATGTTCGCTCTCTAAAAGAAACTGTGGCCGAACAGAAGGATGAGCTTCATGCTGGCGAGATGGAGCGCCGGTGGCTCCACAACACGATCCAGGAGCTGAAG GGCAATATCAGAGTATTTTGCAGAGTGCGCCCACTGGTGGATGGAGGCCACAGCGCACACATCCAGCTCCTTGACAATGATAACAAATCAATAACACTGGCCAAAACAGAGGAG tcTCACACCGGCAGAACTGCAGACACTCAGAAGAATTACAACTTCAGTTTTGACCGTGTTTTCAGCCCGAAGGCTTCACAGAAGGAG gtgTTTGAAGAGATTTCCCTCCTGGTGCAGTCAGCACTGGATGGCTACAACGTCTGCTGCTTCGCCTATGgccagacaggaagtggaaaGACCTACACCATGGAGGGAGACGAGTTTGATGACACCAGAGGTGTCATTCCCAGAGCTGTGCAGCAAATCTTTAAAGCAGCAGAGAAGCTGGAAGCACAAGGCTGGGAG TTCACCTTCACGGCCAGCTTCGTTGAGATTTACAACGAGACCCTGCGAGACCTTCTTTACACCGGAAAGGCCAGCAAGAGGCCAGAGCATGAGATCCGCAAGTCAAGCAACAACGAGGTGTCAATCACCAACCTCACCTATGAAAAGGTGTCCAACGAGGATCAG GTTCTGGGCTTGATTGCATTGGCCAATCAGAATCGCTCCACTGCCCAGACAGCCCAGAATGACCGCTCCTCTCGCTCCCACTCAGTCTTCCAGCTGCAAATTGAGGGAGTGAATGCTGGCCGGGATGTCAAATGCAAAT ccacTCTGTGCCTGGTGGACCTGGCTGGCAGTGAGCGAATGGCGAAGAGTCAGTGTCAGGGGGAGCGCTTTAAAGAAATGACTGCTATCAACAGCTCCCTGTCCAACCTGGGCATCGTTATTGCTGCACTGGCCAACAAG GAGAGCCACATCCCCTACAGGAACTCTAAGCTCACTTACCTTCTGCAAGGATGTCTGGGAGGCAACAGCAAAAC cCTGATGTTTGTGAATATCGCTCCAGAGCCGGACAGTTTTGGAGAAACCCTCAATTCCTTGAGGTTTGCTAGCAAG GTGAATGACTGTGTTATTGGAACTGCAAGCGCCAACAGGAAGTAG